A window of the Streptomyces griseochromogenes genome harbors these coding sequences:
- a CDS encoding universal stress protein, with the protein MDRDVAMPRIVVGVDGSPSSYAALRWAVRYAGLVGGSVDAVVAWELPGLQGWSGPAVDMDVDEDDARERMRQELADVLGEGTARSVTTHVVHGNPADVLLRAAEGAEVLVVGSRGRGGFTRALLGSTSQHVSQHASCPVVIVRADHT; encoded by the coding sequence ATGGACAGGGACGTCGCCATGCCGAGGATCGTGGTCGGTGTCGACGGGTCGCCGTCCTCGTACGCGGCGCTGCGCTGGGCCGTGCGCTACGCCGGACTCGTCGGTGGCAGCGTGGACGCGGTCGTCGCATGGGAACTGCCGGGCCTGCAGGGCTGGTCGGGGCCCGCCGTGGACATGGACGTCGACGAGGACGACGCCCGGGAGCGGATGCGCCAGGAGCTGGCCGACGTGCTGGGCGAGGGCACGGCCCGGTCGGTCACCACACACGTGGTGCACGGTAACCCGGCCGACGTCCTGCTGCGTGCCGCCGAGGGAGCCGAGGTCCTGGTCGTCGGCAGCCGGGGCAGGGGCGGCTTCACCCGCGCCCTGCTCGGTTCCACCAGCCAGCACGTCTCCCAGCACGCGAGCTGCCCGGTCGTGATCGTCCGCGCCGATCACACGTGA
- a CDS encoding response regulator, protein MTGTTGGNPVRILVCDDHAVVRAGLLALLHSAPDIEVVGEAGSGEEALALARRTRPDVVLMDLQLGSGMDGAETTRRLRALAPAPYVLVLTTYDTDADVTRAIEAGATGYLLKAERAEDLFTAIHASAQGRPALSPPVADRVLARLRSPRPALTPREREILAHLSQGLSNHAIARALYISEATVKTHLRRIYDKLGVDTRAGAVAVAKEQRLLP, encoded by the coding sequence ATGACCGGCACGACCGGTGGCAACCCCGTGCGCATCCTGGTCTGCGACGACCACGCCGTCGTACGCGCCGGACTGCTGGCCCTCCTGCACAGCGCTCCGGACATCGAGGTCGTCGGCGAGGCCGGCAGCGGGGAAGAGGCGCTGGCGCTGGCCCGCAGGACGAGGCCGGACGTCGTCCTGATGGACCTCCAACTGGGCAGCGGCATGGACGGTGCGGAGACCACCCGCCGGCTGCGAGCCCTCGCCCCGGCCCCGTACGTGCTGGTCCTGACGACCTACGACACCGACGCGGACGTCACCCGCGCGATCGAGGCCGGAGCCACCGGCTATCTGCTGAAGGCGGAGCGCGCCGAGGACCTCTTCACCGCGATCCACGCCTCCGCCCAGGGCCGGCCCGCCCTCTCACCCCCGGTCGCCGACCGCGTCCTGGCCCGCCTGCGCAGTCCCCGCCCCGCCCTCACCCCCCGCGAACGCGAGATCCTCGCCCATCTCTCCCAGGGGCTGTCCAACCACGCCATCGCCCGCGCCCTGTACATCAGCGAGGCCACGGTCAAGACTCACCTGCGTCGCATCTACGACAAACTCGGCGTGGACACGCGGGCGGGCGCCGTGGCGGTGGCGAAGGAGCAGCGGCTGCTGCCCTGA
- a CDS encoding BON domain-containing protein has translation MRIEVHDGVVTLTGRVRETAPVPLAVRPARAVAGATDVRRAPPGPPRHPDLPDAVRARMS, from the coding sequence GTGCGCATCGAGGTGCACGATGGTGTCGTGACGCTTACGGGCCGGGTCCGCGAAACGGCCCCGGTGCCGCTCGCCGTCCGCCCCGCGCGAGCCGTGGCCGGCGCGACGGACGTGCGGCGCGCACCGCCCGGTCCGCCTCGTCACCCGGACCTTCCGGACGCCGTGCGGGCCCGAATGTCCTGA